The proteins below are encoded in one region of Sulfolobus islandicus Y.N.15.51:
- a CDS encoding electron transfer flavoprotein subunit alpha/FixB family protein, with the protein MKAVVFSESPVFLKMAAAVAQSFGGEVIGISDNENVKFVNKLYIIDKMDEDGIVDLISSLSPDVILTGNVRRDRAIAGRVAGRLKLPIVTDVVSLKVEDKKITLNRVAYSGMGLVTLESELPIVITIANTQLQPKELQPSVEKVQLKEGRVKIAGKKSTSSGVNLATADIVVGVGRGIGSKENVKYAEELAKALGGAVGGSRPVAAELNWVSEDRQIGLSGLRIRPKLYIALGISGQPQHIAGIRDSKIIVAVNTDKNAPILENADYFVVGNAIDFCKVMLSKLGKK; encoded by the coding sequence ATGAAAGCTGTAGTGTTTTCGGAAAGTCCAGTATTCTTAAAAATGGCAGCAGCTGTAGCTCAAAGCTTCGGAGGAGAAGTAATAGGAATATCCGACAACGAGAACGTTAAGTTCGTAAACAAACTATACATTATTGATAAAATGGATGAAGATGGTATTGTAGATCTAATATCTTCACTCTCTCCAGATGTAATACTAACTGGAAATGTGAGAAGGGATAGGGCAATAGCTGGAAGAGTAGCGGGGAGGTTAAAGTTACCTATAGTTACTGATGTAGTCTCACTAAAGGTTGAAGATAAGAAAATCACGTTAAATAGGGTAGCCTATAGTGGAATGGGGTTGGTTACTCTAGAGAGCGAGTTACCAATTGTTATAACTATTGCAAATACGCAATTACAACCTAAGGAACTTCAGCCTAGTGTAGAGAAGGTTCAATTGAAAGAGGGTAGGGTTAAAATTGCCGGTAAGAAATCAACTTCCTCTGGAGTTAATTTAGCTACTGCAGATATTGTAGTTGGCGTAGGAAGAGGGATTGGATCTAAGGAAAACGTAAAATACGCAGAAGAATTGGCAAAAGCGTTAGGTGGAGCAGTTGGTGGAAGCAGACCGGTAGCTGCTGAGCTCAATTGGGTTTCAGAAGATAGGCAAATAGGTTTATCCGGTTTAAGAATTAGGCCCAAATTATATATAGCCTTGGGAATATCTGGTCAGCCTCAACATATAGCTGGTATAAGGGATTCGAAAATTATAGTTGCTGTTAATACTGATAAGAATGCACCAATACTTGAAAACGCGGATTACTTTGTTGTAGGCAACGCAATCGATTTCTGTAAAGTTATGTTGAGTAAGCTAGGGAAAAAATAA
- a CDS encoding electron transfer flavoprotein subunit beta/FixA family protein, whose amino-acid sequence MNIIVGFKIVPDDQMVKVVGDKLNTDAPLKVSSYDKNAIEEAIRLKEKFGGKVTGITVGSNDRKSIREALAMGVDEVIAILVKDPDVYVTAMAIAENVKTLNPDIILFSEMTTDSGTSALPAYVSELLGLPYISNVKSLKIEGNKVTADRGMVSYIETVESSLPLVVSVGGEINTPRIPSVKQIMESSKKPVKEVKFDAQSKVRIREIKPMIVNRKRIVIEESDINKAVDKLIEYLKSDGVI is encoded by the coding sequence ATGAATATTATTGTTGGTTTTAAGATAGTTCCAGATGATCAAATGGTTAAGGTTGTGGGGGACAAGCTAAATACTGATGCCCCGTTAAAGGTAAGTTCTTATGATAAGAACGCTATTGAAGAAGCCATAAGGTTAAAGGAGAAGTTTGGAGGTAAGGTTACGGGTATTACAGTAGGTAGTAACGATAGGAAAAGCATTAGGGAAGCCTTAGCTATGGGAGTTGATGAAGTAATAGCTATCTTAGTTAAAGATCCAGACGTCTACGTTACTGCTATGGCGATAGCTGAAAATGTGAAGACGCTAAATCCAGATATAATATTATTTTCGGAAATGACAACTGATAGTGGAACTTCAGCCTTACCCGCTTACGTTTCTGAACTTCTTGGCCTTCCTTACATTTCTAACGTAAAATCACTTAAGATCGAGGGAAATAAGGTTACAGCGGATAGGGGAATGGTAAGCTATATTGAGACTGTTGAATCAAGTCTACCTTTAGTTGTGAGTGTTGGTGGTGAAATAAATACTCCTAGAATCCCAAGCGTTAAGCAAATAATGGAATCCTCTAAGAAGCCAGTTAAGGAAGTCAAATTTGATGCACAATCTAAGGTTAGAATAAGGGAAATTAAACCAATGATCGTGAATCGAAAGAGAATAGTTATTGAGGAAAGTGACATAAATAAGGCGGTTGATAAATTAATTGAATATTTAAAGTCTGATGGGGTGATCTAG
- a CDS encoding xanthine dehydrogenase family protein molybdopterin-binding subunit — protein MTLYIGSPVKRVEDLRFLTGKGRYIDDIYFPNMLYMAVLRSNYAWTKFKIDPKRVEERGFSVITFEDTKEFSPLPNFFVPDPKRVPKEYILAKDEAKYFGEPIGLVLGRDRYEAYDALELIDVDYEPREPITDPFKAIGPNSPTLHKELGSNIVYSDIFEYGEEPKDYNYIEKKFRYNRILPAPLETNGVIAEFDKISGNLTIYANTQVPQVFKTALSIIFNIPRSKVRIIVPDSGGGFGGKIFLKPIAMTALASIITGRPVKYIETRYEHIISAIHGPDRHYTAKILYKGDELLGAIIDLVEDFGAYLHTYQPLPILRQIYQLVGPYKMKYLKFRVSGVVTNKPPTGAYRGLGIPPAVLVLENLVKSVSKVSKIDEMELRMKNFIDKLPYEHITGAVYDSGNYREALKKLVSQLEVKDKDKYTGIGIALALEPGSSLAFQTLVVNKPRTPYYEGVYMRIDSGGDVTVFLSTNTMGTGHETSISQVVADVLGIPIDDVKVVLGDTAGPPGTGFYGSRFSVVGISAVYTAALKLKEKMRQYLAKMFNVEKDEVKIDNGIVKISNKSFSIKEAVNIIYNRSYLIGDEIGLDVSVTINSYNVNVADDKRRVNFSTTYGVNAHGVVIKVDKDTGFIKILKYVVLSDCGTMINPMIVDGQLMGGTTMGIGASLLEKVEYDENGIPRQTSFADYWIPSAEEVPKFEIQHMISPSPFTPLGTKGVAEGGATVPPAAIINALEDILKKPINRIEIPITPEYVLQLINDMS, from the coding sequence GTGACCTTGTATATTGGTAGTCCAGTTAAGAGAGTTGAAGATTTACGATTTTTGACTGGAAAAGGTAGATACATTGACGACATTTACTTTCCTAACATGCTATACATGGCAGTATTGAGGTCGAATTACGCTTGGACTAAATTCAAGATTGATCCCAAAAGAGTTGAGGAAAGAGGTTTCAGCGTAATAACGTTTGAAGATACAAAGGAATTTTCGCCATTGCCCAATTTTTTCGTCCCTGATCCTAAGAGAGTACCAAAGGAGTATATTTTAGCTAAAGATGAGGCAAAGTATTTTGGAGAACCAATAGGATTAGTATTAGGTAGGGATAGATATGAGGCTTATGATGCATTGGAACTAATTGATGTGGATTATGAGCCTAGAGAGCCGATAACTGATCCGTTTAAGGCAATAGGTCCTAACTCACCTACTTTACACAAAGAACTAGGCTCCAACATTGTGTATAGCGATATTTTCGAATATGGAGAGGAGCCAAAGGATTACAATTACATAGAAAAAAAGTTTAGATATAATAGGATCCTACCGGCTCCTCTTGAAACCAATGGGGTAATAGCTGAATTTGATAAGATTAGCGGAAACTTAACAATATATGCAAATACACAAGTTCCACAAGTCTTTAAGACGGCATTGAGCATTATCTTCAATATTCCTAGATCTAAGGTCAGGATAATTGTCCCAGACTCTGGAGGAGGGTTTGGCGGAAAGATCTTTCTAAAACCCATAGCCATGACAGCATTAGCCTCAATAATAACTGGAAGGCCGGTAAAGTATATAGAGACTCGATATGAACATATAATTTCTGCAATTCATGGACCAGATAGACATTACACTGCAAAGATTTTATATAAGGGGGATGAACTATTAGGAGCAATAATTGACTTAGTAGAGGACTTTGGGGCATACTTGCACACTTACCAACCCTTACCAATTCTCAGACAAATATATCAATTGGTTGGTCCATATAAAATGAAATACCTTAAGTTCAGAGTATCCGGAGTAGTTACGAATAAACCACCAACGGGGGCATATAGGGGACTAGGAATTCCACCAGCAGTTCTAGTATTGGAAAACCTCGTGAAAAGCGTTTCTAAAGTAAGTAAAATTGATGAAATGGAATTAAGAATGAAAAATTTCATTGATAAACTTCCTTATGAACACATAACGGGTGCAGTATATGATAGTGGAAATTACAGAGAGGCATTAAAGAAACTTGTTAGTCAACTGGAGGTAAAGGACAAGGATAAGTACACAGGAATTGGGATAGCATTGGCATTGGAACCCGGATCTTCATTAGCTTTCCAAACGCTAGTTGTCAATAAACCTAGGACACCTTACTATGAGGGTGTGTATATGAGGATAGATAGCGGAGGCGACGTTACGGTGTTTCTCTCAACTAATACTATGGGTACAGGGCATGAAACTAGTATATCCCAAGTAGTTGCTGATGTTCTAGGTATTCCGATTGATGACGTGAAAGTCGTATTAGGCGATACTGCAGGTCCCCCAGGGACAGGATTTTATGGTAGCAGATTCTCTGTAGTCGGTATTTCAGCTGTTTACACCGCTGCCCTAAAATTAAAGGAAAAAATGAGACAGTACTTAGCTAAAATGTTCAACGTTGAAAAAGACGAGGTAAAAATAGATAATGGAATAGTAAAAATAAGTAACAAGTCGTTCTCTATTAAGGAAGCAGTTAACATAATATATAACAGATCGTACTTAATAGGAGACGAAATAGGATTAGACGTTTCGGTTACCATCAATTCATATAATGTAAACGTAGCTGATGATAAGAGAAGAGTGAATTTCTCCACGACCTATGGTGTTAACGCACATGGTGTAGTAATTAAGGTTGATAAGGATACTGGATTTATAAAAATACTTAAGTACGTAGTATTGAGCGATTGCGGAACTATGATAAACCCAATGATAGTGGATGGACAACTAATGGGAGGTACTACAATGGGGATAGGAGCATCGCTCTTAGAGAAAGTTGAATATGATGAAAATGGGATTCCAAGGCAAACTTCTTTTGCAGACTATTGGATTCCATCGGCAGAAGAGGTACCTAAATTCGAGATCCAACATATGATTAGCCCTTCACCTTTTACACCACTAGGCACTAAAGGTGTTGCGGAAGGAGGAGCTACTGTACCTCCAGCTGCTATCATTAATGCCTTAGAGGACATACTAAAGAAACCAATCAATAGGATTGAAATACCAATAACTCCAGAGTATGTATTACAGCTAATTAACGACATGAGCTAG
- a CDS encoding acyl-CoA dehydrogenase family protein: MVFPFKSLEDFKVEITQDHELLRSAVRDFAENILAKYVEIGEKELDIPLEVKQKAKEIGLYGLFARQDLGGQGADYLSLLTATEEMARIWPSFSTFLLINWMFIYALSRFGNEELRKKYVTPVANGDKVAAFAVTEPVAGSDVAGIKTTAKKLDSEYVINGRKIFITNGDIADYYLIAARTSPPDPKARWKGISMLVVEKDAVKPVSRIETTGLKSSHTAEILLEDVKTPAENLLGEEGNGFKYAVSSFDFARTIVASQALGIGQAALEKMINYSLQRTAFEKKLAEFQLVQTKVSESLADLEVARLITYWAGTLFKNGKENEYTVAASLAKFISTESAERIILRAMSVYGGYGVTTSTGLERMLRDLQIMKTYEGTNDIQRISAARFLYNKFIGYKV; the protein is encoded by the coding sequence ATGGTATTTCCTTTTAAGTCCTTGGAGGATTTTAAAGTAGAAATAACGCAAGATCATGAATTATTAAGAAGTGCAGTTAGGGATTTTGCTGAAAATATATTGGCAAAGTATGTTGAAATAGGTGAAAAAGAATTAGATATTCCTTTAGAGGTTAAACAAAAGGCTAAGGAAATAGGCCTATATGGCTTATTTGCTAGACAAGATTTAGGGGGACAAGGAGCGGATTATTTATCATTGCTTACAGCAACAGAGGAGATGGCTAGAATTTGGCCCTCATTTAGCACATTTTTATTAATAAATTGGATGTTTATTTATGCGTTATCTAGGTTTGGAAACGAAGAATTAAGGAAAAAATATGTCACACCAGTAGCTAATGGCGATAAAGTAGCTGCATTTGCTGTTACTGAGCCTGTGGCTGGATCAGATGTAGCTGGTATAAAGACAACAGCAAAGAAATTAGATAGTGAATATGTGATAAATGGAAGAAAGATTTTCATAACTAATGGTGATATTGCTGATTATTACTTAATTGCAGCTAGAACATCACCTCCAGATCCTAAGGCCAGATGGAAAGGCATATCAATGCTTGTTGTGGAGAAAGACGCAGTGAAACCAGTAAGTAGAATCGAAACTACTGGATTAAAGTCCTCACATACTGCTGAAATTTTACTTGAGGATGTGAAAACACCCGCCGAAAATCTACTAGGAGAGGAAGGCAATGGATTTAAATATGCGGTAAGTTCTTTTGATTTCGCTAGAACCATAGTAGCTTCACAAGCCTTAGGAATTGGACAAGCTGCATTAGAGAAAATGATAAATTATTCACTTCAAAGAACTGCATTCGAAAAGAAACTAGCGGAATTTCAATTAGTTCAAACCAAAGTTTCTGAATCGTTAGCGGATTTGGAAGTGGCAAGACTAATAACCTATTGGGCCGGGACATTGTTCAAGAATGGTAAAGAAAATGAATACACAGTAGCAGCATCGTTGGCGAAATTCATATCCACCGAATCTGCTGAGAGAATTATATTAAGGGCTATGAGTGTCTACGGTGGTTATGGCGTTACTACCTCTACCGGATTGGAGAGAATGCTAAGGGATCTACAAATAATGAAAACATATGAAGGGACAAACGATATTCAAAGGATTAGTGCAGCAAGATTTCTTTACAATAAATTCATTGGTTATAAGGTGTGA